In Aciduliprofundum sp. MAR08-339, a single window of DNA contains:
- a CDS encoding tyrosine-type recombinase/integrase, with product MSYNRDEFLMWMYNERYRRATIDDYDRRLRRIFQQIDLNNISKTDLTLWLMDQEMQRGKVALNHDIKAINAYMRFLGKDIKLKTWATRSVREIYIPSEEDMEFILNFKWPNPGITRRNQLIVRYAFLALRRSEIANLNVGDVNERWISIRDSKMNVSRKIPMPKEVWKLTYDYIKYYRIPSDKYALFTTSQGRIHIKTIGTIFWTIAKALGKPLHPHSCRHWRAVDLYLKGVDLEAIRQYLGHAKLSTTQIYLKSLLSSITLSQIYEKDNLFGGYDVETHEIKEK from the coding sequence GTGAGTTATAACCGTGATGAATTTCTGATGTGGATGTATAACGAGAGATATCGGCGAGCAACGATAGACGATTATGATCGTAGACTGAGGAGGATTTTTCAGCAGATAGATCTTAACAACATCTCAAAAACTGATCTCACATTATGGCTAATGGATCAGGAGATGCAAAGGGGTAAAGTTGCATTAAACCATGACATAAAGGCGATAAACGCATATATGAGATTTCTGGGTAAGGATATAAAGCTTAAAACCTGGGCCACCCGTAGCGTAAGGGAGATATATATTCCATCGGAGGAAGATATGGAATTCATATTAAACTTCAAATGGCCTAATCCAGGGATTACCAGGAGAAACCAGTTAATTGTAAGGTATGCGTTTTTAGCCTTGAGGAGATCCGAGATTGCTAATTTAAATGTAGGAGATGTTAATGAAAGGTGGATCAGCATAAGAGACAGTAAGATGAATGTATCTAGGAAAATTCCAATGCCAAAGGAGGTATGGAAATTAACCTATGATTATATCAAATATTACAGGATTCCATCTGACAAATATGCACTTTTCACCACATCCCAAGGGAGGATCCACATAAAGACCATAGGGACTATTTTCTGGACCATAGCGAAGGCCTTGGGTAAGCCATTGCATCCTCACAGTTGCCGACATTGGAGGGCCGTGGATCTTTATTTAAAGGGTGTGGATCTTGAGGCAATAAGGCAGTATTTGGGCCATGCAAAGCTATCCACCACTCAGATTTATCTCAAGTCATTACTGAGCTCAATAACTCTATCTCAGATTTACGAGAAGGATAACCTATTTGGAGGATATGATGTAGAAACCCACGAAATAAAGGAAAAATAG